A section of the Humulus lupulus chromosome 2, drHumLupu1.1, whole genome shotgun sequence genome encodes:
- the LOC133816368 gene encoding uncharacterized protein LOC133816368, producing MEKNKVRGNTTDESAVVKAAAWAWYQHGSGSDGNPTREYDVKVRSRHVPRPSRYRQESAMIKAKLGVNVHLDHHDSSKPTVGSLSLLDAYEIRSISQQLDSLIQCSRADHRECNNDEEAFSDNYITISSSSGRSSREVIRKTKFTNLKKLMRGFWLRNAVAVCSTREDQVVDMRRRSGFQQRPPRPVSRLIPATNRL from the coding sequence ATGGAGAAAAATAAAGTGAGAGGGAACACAACTGACGAATCAGCGGTGGTGAAGGCGGCGGCGTGGGCGTGGTACCAGCACGGGTCTGGATCAGACGGAAACCCGACCCGAGAATACGACGTCAAAGTGAGGTCACGTCACGTTCCTCGACCATCACGATACAGGCAGGAATCCGCAATGATAAAGGCTAAATTAGGAGTAAATGTTCATCTTGATCATCATGATTCATCAAAACCAACGGTAGGGAGCTTATCACTCCTTGACGCATACGAGATCCGAAGCATTTCGCAGCAGTTGGATTCTCTTATACAGTGCTCTAGAGCCGACCACAGAGAGTGCAATAATGATGAAGAAGCGTTCTCGgataattatattactattagcagcagcagtggtagaagtagtagggAGGTGATAAGAAAAACGAAGTTTACAAATTTGAAGAAACTAATGAGAGGATTTTGGCTAAGGAATGCTGTAGCGGTGTGTAGCACAAGAGAAGATCAAGTGGTGGACATGAGAAGGAGGTCGGGGTTTCAACAGCGTCCACCGCGACCGGTGAGCCGTCTGATTCCGGCTACCAACCGGCTATAG